The genomic stretch TGTTAAAACAGGTTTTTTGCAGCACTTTCCCGAAATTTCCTATGAGGCAGTTTTTTATATTGAAGGTGATAAAGTTAAATTACAGTATAATCCGTTGCTGATTCAATCGGATCAGGAGCAACGAATAGGTGCATATAGGGTACAGGAACGTTACGGTTTATGGTTATGTAAAAATTATATCCCTATAGAAAGAAAAAACCGCTGGATTATGAATCGAAATATTCGTTCTACAGATTTTCATGCATTTTTTAGTTGTGAAGGCTTATGTGTAGATGATGAACTGACATCGTGTAGCGATACGCCTAGTGCCATTTTGGAAGATATTAAAATAGAAATAAAGAAAATTATGGAAGAAATAGTGGCAAGTGATGATCAAATGCAATTTGAGTGGTTAATTTATTCCGTTTGTTCTGGCCTTTAAGATAATTAACGGGTGTCTATACCCTGATTGACTACTAATAGAAAAGGAACGAACAATCAAAATGAGATATGTTGCTGTTAAAGGATTAGAACAGTTGGTTTCGCAAATCGTTTTAGGTACTTCATTTTTTAGACCTGAAATAAAAGACTTAGTATTTGAAATACTGGATACCTATGTCGCACAGGGCGGTAATGTTTTAGATACATCGCGTGTTTATGGTGTGGGCCAAAGTGAACGCGCCATTGCCTTGTGGCTAAAAGCCAGAAATCGCAAGGATGTCATGCTAATTAGTAAAGGTTGTCATCACTATGTGGATCAAGAGGGTATTCATCATCCGGAGCAAAAGAGAGTAAGGCCGGAATTTATTACGGAGGATTTAAAATATAGTTTAGAAAATATGGGAACTGATTATTTCGATATGTTTTTGCTCCATCGTGACGATCCTTCTGTTCCTGTCGGAGAACTGATGGATACGTTGGAAGAGCATAAGCAGACCGGGCTTATTAAGACTTATGGCGTTTCAAATTGGTCTACGCAGCGAATGGACGAAGCCATTGCTTATACAAATAAAAAAGGCTATACAGGTATCGCCCTAAATAGTCCAAGTCTCAGTTTGGCCAAAGTGACCGAGAATCGTTGGGAAGGTGTTGTTTACGCAGATGACAAGTATATAGCTTGGCACGAGAAGACGCAATTACCACTTTTTTCATGGGCGGCTCAGGCTAGTGGCTTTTTTTATTTTGCAAGTCAATTTAAGCCTGGAGAATTTCCCAATCCTGACATCGCGCGAGTTTATTATAGTGAAGAAAATATGGAGCGCTTAAAAAGGGCTACTCAATTAGCAAAAAAAATAGGTAATGGGATTGAGGCGACCAATGTTGCTTTGGCGTATGTGTTAAATCAAGCATTTCCTATTTGTGCAGTAATAGGTCCGCAGAAACCGTTAGGGGTGCGTTCCAGCATAGCGGCGGCCGATATTTTATTAACTGAAGAGGAGCGGTTATGGCTTAATCTTCAGCGTTAAATCGTGCTTTTTTGGATAAGCGATTTACAATGTGTTATTGATGTAAGTCTGTTTAATTTATATTATACTGATAGACAAGTTTCTAACTATACGAAAAGGACAAAAGAGAAGTGAGTAGTGGTATTAATACTATTCGCTTCTCTTTTGTTCTTCTAATTTGTTTTTCAGGATTTATCCTATGGGGAGTTTCGTACTTATAAGAAAATTCGATTAATCGTCTCTGCATGTTAATTATAACGAAAACATAGATTGCGAATATTAAAATAAAACTATAAAATTCAGTTAATAATAAAAGCTTTGTGAAAATTTTAGAACAAGAAAGGGAAGGGTATTATGGAAGCACAATCAAGGACTATTATGGGGAAAATAGAAAACGCTGTAAAACCGACTAAAAGACGTTGGTTTATGTTAGGTCTTATTTGTATGGTTATTAGTCTCAATTATTTAGATCGAGGTAATCTTGCTGTAGCTGCACCAGTTATGCAAAAAGAATTGGGAATTAATGCAGCGACAATGGGTGTTTTATTTTCTGCTTTTGCCTGGTCTTACGCCTTTTGTCTTCCCTTTGCCGGCGCGCTTTTGGATAGATTTGGACCGAGAATTATGTTTACAGTTGCTATTGTCGGCTGGTCAGCTTCCACCTTTTGTATGGGTCTAACCAATAGTCTGACGAAGCTACTTGGAGTTCGGGCTTTCGTTGGTGTATTTGAAGCACCGATAATTCCAACAAATGTTCGCTGTGTTGCGGCGTGGTTTCCAGACAGGGAACGAGCCCTTGCTGTTGGAGCATACACTGGTATGGAGTATTTTGCATTAGGTTTTTTAACACCTTTGCTTTCCTGGGTACTTGTTACTTATGGCTGGCAAATGATTTTATGGTACTGGCGGCATCGGCATCGTAGTTGCTCTTATCTGGCACTATAATTATAAAGATCCTGCAGAGTGTTCCGATATGAACGAAGCAGAAATGAAGTACATCAAAGAAGGCGGCGCTTTAGTAGAAAGCGGTGTTGCACAAGGAAAGACTGTTTCGTGGAAAACCGTTGGTAAGCTATTCTGCCAGCGTAAACTGGTTGGCATGTTTATTGGTCACTTCTCGATCATGACGACTTTATTTTTCTTTTTGACTTGGTTTCCATCCTATTTAATTACTGCCAAAGGGCTTACAATTTTAAAAGGCGGTTTTTATGCCATGTTTCCGTTCCTAGTAGCAATTATTGGTTCCCTTGTTGGTGGCAAATGGTCTGATTGGATGACAGATCATGGTTACTCTAAGACTATTTCGCGTAAAACTCCTATTATTGCCGGCTTTTTCATGTCCGCAGTTATCATGGGCGCAAACTACTTTGATAATATTAATGGCGTAATAGCGTGCATGGCAGTTGCTTTTTTTGGTCAGGCTATGGCGTCAACCGTCACTGGCGCATTGTTATCTGATATTGCGCCAAAGGATCTCCTTGGGATTTCTGGCGGCTTACTGAATTTTATTGCCAATATCGGCAGTGCTACCTCGCCGATGATTGTTGGTTTTATCGTTCAAGGTACTGGCGGTTTTAATATGGCACTTGCTTATGTATCCCTTGTTTCAGTGTGTGGTATATGTGCCTATCTTTTTGTTCTTACTAAGGTCGAAAGAATCGTGTTGGATGAAGAATACTAAAATTGCTTTCTGTGCAGAAGTTGCACCTTTTGTATAGTTATAAGAAAATTCTATTAATCGTTTTCGACGGTTAATTATATTAAAACTATCGATTGCAAATATAAAGATAAAATTATAAAATTTAGTTAATAAAAATTATTTTGTTAATTTGGTTTTATTCAGTGAATTATTTCCGAATACTTGTTTTAAGGTTATCTTCAGTTTAAGAAAAATTGGAGCATAATAAAATGGATAAAGAGGCGGTGGGAGTGGGAAAACAAGGTGGCAAAATTAAAAATGAAGGCTATGGTTGTTAATATGAAAAAGATTAGGAGATGAGATGATGGATTCTTCATTAACTAAAGAAAATCAGGTATTACCTAACTTATCACATCAAAAACCAACCCGCGTCCGTTTTATGGTTTGTTTCCTTTTGTTTCTGGCAACTGCGATTAATTATCTTGATCGTACAAATATGGCGGTAGCTGCACCGGCTATTAAAGGGGAGCTTGGATTTGATGCGGCTACGTTAGGTCTTTTATTTTCTGGTTTTAGTTGGTCTTATGCGTTGATGCAATTACCTGGTGGCTGGTTTTTAGATCGTTTTGGGTCTAGAGTGACTTATACTGTTTCTTGTGGTTTATGGTCTTTATTTACTCTTCTCATGGGTTTCGGCAGAAGTGTTGCCGTTTTATTTGGCCTTCGTCTGGCTGTTGGATTTTCCGAAGCTCCCGCATTCCCAACAAACAGCCGTGTTGCTGCCTCCTGGTTTCCCAAGCAGGAACGTGCTACGGTAACTTCCATATACACTGCTGGTGAATATGTCGGTTTGGCTTTTCTTACGCCAGTATTGTTTTGGCTTTCAGCTACTTTTGGTTGGTCAAGTATTTTTTGGATTACTGGTATAATAGGTATTTTGTTTAGTGGCATATGGTATATGTACTATCGTGATCCTCAGAACAGCACCTCTGTAAATGAGGCTGAACTTGAGTACATTCGTCAGGGCGACGGTTTGGCAGATAAGACAGTTACTGGTGCAAAAATCAACTGGAAAGATTTAGGAGAACTTTTTAAACATCGCCAACTTTGGGGTATTTATATTGGTCAGTTTGCTACGAATTCTACGCTGATTTTTTTCTTAACTTGGTTTCCGACCTACTTGGTTGCGGAAAAACATATGCCCATGTTGAAAGCAGGTATTTATGCTTCCATTCCATATGCTGCTGCTTTTCTCGGGGTTCTTGTCGGAGGATATTGGTCTGATACGATGTTAAAGAAAGGTTATTCACTTTCCATTGCCCGTAAACTTCCGATTATTACGGGAGGGTTGGGGTGTTGCACCATTGTATTGGCCAATTATTCCAACGACTTTAATACGATTATTGCTATCATGTCCGTAGCTTTTTTTGCACAAGGTATGGCAGCACTTGGCTGGGTTATTGTTGGTGATGTGGCGCCTAGTAAATTAGTAGGGTTAGCAGGCGG from Pelorhabdus rhamnosifermentans encodes the following:
- a CDS encoding aldo/keto reductase, whose protein sequence is MRYVAVKGLEQLVSQIVLGTSFFRPEIKDLVFEILDTYVAQGGNVLDTSRVYGVGQSERAIALWLKARNRKDVMLISKGCHHYVDQEGIHHPEQKRVRPEFITEDLKYSLENMGTDYFDMFLLHRDDPSVPVGELMDTLEEHKQTGLIKTYGVSNWSTQRMDEAIAYTNKKGYTGIALNSPSLSLAKVTENRWEGVVYADDKYIAWHEKTQLPLFSWAAQASGFFYFASQFKPGEFPNPDIARVYYSEENMERLKRATQLAKKIGNGIEATNVALAYVLNQAFPICAVIGPQKPLGVRSSIAAADILLTEEERLWLNLQR
- a CDS encoding MFS transporter, with amino-acid sequence MGANYFDNINGVIACMAVAFFGQAMASTVTGALLSDIAPKDLLGISGGLLNFIANIGSATSPMIVGFIVQGTGGFNMALAYVSLVSVCGICAYLFVLTKVERIVLDEEY
- a CDS encoding MFS transporter, yielding MMDSSLTKENQVLPNLSHQKPTRVRFMVCFLLFLATAINYLDRTNMAVAAPAIKGELGFDAATLGLLFSGFSWSYALMQLPGGWFLDRFGSRVTYTVSCGLWSLFTLLMGFGRSVAVLFGLRLAVGFSEAPAFPTNSRVAASWFPKQERATVTSIYTAGEYVGLAFLTPVLFWLSATFGWSSIFWITGIIGILFSGIWYMYYRDPQNSTSVNEAELEYIRQGDGLADKTVTGAKINWKDLGELFKHRQLWGIYIGQFATNSTLIFFLTWFPTYLVAEKHMPMLKAGIYASIPYAAAFLGVLVGGYWSDTMLKKGYSLSIARKLPIITGGLGCCTIVLANYSNDFNTIIAIMSVAFFAQGMAALGWVIVGDVAPSKLVGLAGGVFNFFANLSGIITPIVIGFIVQSTGSFTGALIFMSCVALAGACSYIFLVGKISRIELEPVKE